One stretch of Riemerella columbina DNA includes these proteins:
- a CDS encoding nucleoside deaminase, producing MTDQYFMKQALMEAETALERGEVPVGCVMVSQGRIIARGHNLTETLNDVTAHAEMQAITATAHFLGGKYLIDCTLYVTLEPCVMCAGALAWSQISKVVIGARDTHRGFINKGLSLHPKTEIVTGILEQECSLIIKNFFKEKR from the coding sequence ATGACTGATCAATACTTTATGAAGCAAGCCTTAATGGAGGCAGAGACCGCCTTGGAGCGTGGCGAAGTTCCCGTAGGTTGCGTGATGGTAAGCCAAGGGCGCATCATTGCAAGGGGGCATAACTTAACGGAAACCCTAAACGATGTGACGGCTCACGCCGAGATGCAAGCTATTACTGCTACAGCCCATTTTCTTGGTGGCAAATACCTGATCGATTGCACGCTTTATGTTACTTTAGAACCTTGCGTGATGTGCGCAGGAGCCTTAGCGTGGAGCCAAATTTCAAAAGTGGTGATTGGTGCCAGAGATACCCACCGAGGCTTTATCAATAAAGGACTGAGTCTCCACCCCAAAACAGAGATTGTCACGGGGATTTTAGAACAAGAATGTAGCCTAATCATCAAAAATTTTTTTAAGGAAAAGCGGTAG